DNA from Nocardioides seonyuensis:
AACCGCGCGATCGAGCACGAGGTCCTCCCCGCCGCCAGGGCACTCGGCCTCGGCGTCCTGCCGTGGTCGCCACTGGGTCGCGGCGTCCTCACCGGCAAGTACCGCACCGGCATCCCCTCGGACTCGCGAGGCGCGACCGACCACTTCGGAGCCTTCGTGGGTGCCTACCTCGACGAGCGTGGCCGAGGCATCGTGGAGGCCGTCGTGAGGGCCGCGGAGGGCCTTGGCTGGTCGCCCCTCGAGGTCGCTCTCGTCTGGGTGCGGGATCGTCCCGGCGTGACCGCCCCCATCGTCGGCGCCCGCACTGCGGCGCAGCTCAAGGGGGCCCTCGGCATCGAGGAGCTCTCCCTCCCGCCCGAGATCACGGCCGCACTCGACGACGTGTCCGGGGACTGACGCGTGGGACGCGACCAGCGCCGTGCACCCCGACCGGGGGTGGAGTGGCAGTTCGAGACCTTGTCGCTCCCCCCTGACTTCTCGCGCAACGTCGTGACGCGGCTGCTCGTCGACCGAGCCGAGCACGGCGGCTGGGAGCTCGACCGCCTGCGGATCGGCAACGACGGCGTACGACGCGTGGTGCTGCGCCGCAAGATCATCCGGCAGCGGCTGACGTTGTTCTCGGGCTGACTCAGATCCCGTCGAGGAAGCGGTCCATGACCCGCGCCCCGAACTCCAGCGCGTCCACCGGGACCCGCTCGTCCACACCGTGGAAGAGCGAGGTGAAGTCGAGGTCGTCCGGCAGGCGCAGCGGCGCGAAACCGTAGGAGCGCATCCCCAGCTTCCGGAAGTGCTTGGCGTCGGTGCCGCCGCTCATCAGGTAGGGGGCCACGAGACCGTCAGGGTCTTCCGCGAGGAGGCTGCGGGTCATCGCAGCGACGAGGTCGCCGTCGTACGGCGTCTCCCAGGGCTGCTGGTGCGACACGAAGTCGATGTCGATCCCCTCTCCGCACAGCTCGCGCAGGGTGTCGAAGAACTCGTCCTCATAACCGGGCAGGAAGCGTCCGTCGACGTAGGCGTGGGCGTCGGTCGGGATGACGTTGACCTTGTAGCCGGCCTCCAGCATCGTCGGGTTGGCCGTGTTGCGGATGACGGCGCCGAGCATTCGGGCGGCGCTGCCGAACTCCTCGATGAGCGACTCGGCGTTCTCGGGCGTCGCGTCGGTGCCCGCCAGCTCACCGACGCTCGCCAGCAGCACCTCCATCGTCGGTGTCAACCGCACCGGCCAGTCGTGGGTGCCGATCCTCGCCACGGCTCCCGCCAGGCGCGTGACTGCGTTTTCGCCGTTGATCATCGAGCCGTGGCCGGCGCGACCGCGGGCGCTGAGCCGCATCCAGGCCATGCCCTTCTCGGCTGCCTCGATGAGGTAGACGCGCCGCCCACGAACGGTCGCGCTGAATCCCCCACCTCGCCGACCGCCTCGGTGCAGTCGGCCAGCAGGTCGGGGTGCTCGTCGACGAGGAGCCCAGCCCCGTGGTGGCCCCCGGCCTCCTCGTCGGCGGTGAAGCAGAGCACCACCTCCCGCTCAGGAGCCCGGCCGGCCGCAGCACGAGCGCGCACGACGCTGAGGAGCATCGCGTCGAAGTCCTTCATGTCGACGGCGCCGCGGCCCCACACCATCCCGTCACGGACCTCGCCCGAGAACGGGTGGACCTGCCAGTCGGCGGCCTCGGCGGGCACCACGTCGAGGTGGCCGTGGAGCAGCAGAGGCGCGCGTCCGTCGCCCCCGCCCCACCGTGCGATGACGTTGGCCCGGCCGGGCGCGGTCTCGATGATCTGCGACTCGATGCCGACGCCGTCCAGCTGGGTCGCCACCCACTCGGCCGCCTTGCGCTCCCCCGGTCCGTCGTCGCCGCCGTAGTTCGAGGTGTCCATCCGGATCAGCTCGCGGCAGAGCTCGACGACCTCCGCCGCGGGGTCGTACGACGCCTGCTCCGACACGGTGTCCATGTCGCCCATCCTGCCCCAGATGTCGCACGCGCCCCGATTCCGATTCCGAGCGCCCGCTTTGCTACTGTTCTCCAGCACTCGTCCGGGTGGCGGAATTGGCAGACGCGCTAGCTTGAGGTGCTAGTGCCCGTATTAGGGCGTGGGGGTTCAAGTCCCCCCTCGGACACCATCGAAGGCCTCGCGATCCGCGGGGCCTTCAGCCATTCTCGAGCCTGGGCGAGACGTTCGGGAATGACGGACCTTCGCCTCTGTCGCGGCCCTCCA
Protein-coding regions in this window:
- a CDS encoding DUF5703 family protein, which codes for MGRDQRRAPRPGVEWQFETLSLPPDFSRNVVTRLLVDRAEHGGWELDRLRIGNDGVRRVVLRRKIIRQRLTLFSG
- a CDS encoding M20/M25/M40 family metallo-hydrolase, encoding MEAAEKGMAWMRLSARGRAGHGSMINGENAVTRLAGAVARIGTHDWPVRLTPTMEVLLASVGELAGTDATPENAESLIEEFGSAARMLGAVIRNTANPTMLEAGYKVNVIPTDAHAYVDGRFLPGYEDEFFDTLRELCGEGIDIDFVSHQQPWETPYDGDLVAAMTRSLLAEDPDGLVAPYLMSGGTDAKHFRKLGMRSYGFAPLRLPDDLDFTSLFHGVDERVPVDALEFGARVMDRFLDGI
- a CDS encoding M20/M25/M40 family metallo-hydrolase — its product is MDTVSEQASYDPAAEVVELCRELIRMDTSNYGGDDGPGERKAAEWVATQLDGVGIESQIIETAPGRANVIARWGGGDGRAPLLLHGHLDVVPAEAADWQVHPFSGEVRDGMVWGRGAVDMKDFDAMLLSVVRARAAAGRAPEREVVLCFTADEEAGGHHGAGLLVDEHPDLLADCTEAVGEVGDSARPFVGGASTSSRQPRRAWPGCGSAPAVAPATAR